A single genomic interval of Malania oleifera isolate guangnan ecotype guangnan chromosome 13, ASM2987363v1, whole genome shotgun sequence harbors:
- the LOC131145939 gene encoding protein COBRA-like, translated as MDGWELRLQSKDCSKFKAQISHCCKRSPQIVDLTPGAPYNQQYTNCCKGGMLASWGQDPSAAVSAFHMGVVTWNVTSTYSQFLASKNPTCCVSLSSFYKTATPCPTCSWINHTDWTLVVQHPNLSNITQVFSFEYKSLIPYQSDSEYFFTPT; from the exons ATGGACGGGTGGGAGCTCAGGCTGCAGAGCAAGGACTGTTCCAAGTTCAAAGCACAGATTTCACATTGTTGCAAGAGGAGCCCTCAAATTGTTGATTTGACCCCTGGAGCTCCTTACAACCAGCAGTATACCAATTGCTGCAAGGGCGGCATGTTGGCGTCATGGGGGCAGGATCCCTCTGCCGCAGTCTCAGCCTTTCATATGGGTGTTG TGACATGGAACGTGACGAGCACATATTCGCAGTTTCTGGCATCAAAGAACCCAACCTGTTGCGTCTCCTTGTCATCTTTCTACAAAACAGCCACTCCTTGCCCAACTTGCTCGTG GATTAACCACACGGATTGGACGTTGGTGGTGCAGCATCCCAACCTCAGCAACATCACCCAGGTGTTTAGCTTTGAATACAAGTCCCTCATTCCTTACCAATCCGATAGTGAGTATTTCTTCACACCAACTTAA